In Cyclopterus lumpus isolate fCycLum1 chromosome 17, fCycLum1.pri, whole genome shotgun sequence, a genomic segment contains:
- the abhd4 gene encoding (Lyso)-N-acylphosphatidylethanolamine lipase isoform X2, whose amino-acid sequence MSLLKTTESKILACIQNDLWARFVTLPNQDRIWTLTLTKKAAPKPAEQVLKTPLVMVHGFGGGVGLWIRNMDTLSRSRPLYAFDLLGFGRSSRPPFPSDAAKAEEQFVDSIEQWRQSLGLENMVLLGHSLGGYLATSYAIQYPSRVSHLILVDPWGFPEQPKTQEGQDQGTEVVKRPPLPRWVKAIAAVVSLFNPLAVIRAAGPWGPGLVNRFRPDFKRKFEDLFEDDTMTQYIYHCNAQTPSGEVGFRAMAESLGWAKRPMLQRVHQLPASMPLTMVYGARSWVDSSSGDSVVQIRNQASTKVILIDDASHHVYADQPEEFNRVVEKICNSVK is encoded by the exons GTATTCAGAATGACCTATGGGCTCGGTTTGTGACCCTGCCAAACCAGGATCGCATATGGACTCTGACTCTCACCAAGAAGGCGGCGCCAAAGCCTGCAGAACAAG TCCTTAAGACTCCCCTGGTGATGGTCCACGGCTTCGGAGGTGGGGTAGGCCTGTGGATCCGGAACATGGACACGCTGAGTCGGTCGCGGCCTCTCTACGCCTTTGACCTCCTGGGCTTCGGCAGGAGCTCCAGGCCTCCCTTCCCCTCGGATGCCGCCAAGGCGGAGGAGCAGTTCGTCGACTCCATCGAGCAGTGGAGACAGTCCTTGGGCCTGGAGAACATGGTTCTGCTGGGACACAGTCTCGGGGGGTACCTGGCTACCTCCTACGCCATCCAGTACCCTTCTAG AGTGTCGCATCTGATCCTGGTGGACCCATGGGGTTTCCCTGAGCAACCCAAGACCCAGGAGGGTCAAGACCAAGGTACGGAGGTGGTGAAGCGGCCCCCCCTGCCGCGCTGGGTGAAGGCCATTGCTGCAGTGGTGTCCCTCTTCAATCCGCTAGCAGTCATCAGAGCCGCAGGGCCGTGGG GTCCAGGCTTGGTGAACAGATTTCGTCCCGATTTCAAAAGGAAATTTGAAGATCTGTTTGAGGATGACACCATGACGCAGTACATCTACCACTGTAACGCGCAAACCCCGAG tgGCGAGGTGGGTTTCCGGGCCATGGCGGAGTCTCTGGGCTGGGCCAAGAGGCCCATGCTGCAACGGGTTCACCAGCTGCCCGCCTCCATGCCCCTCACCATGGTGTACGGAGCTCGATCCTGGGTGGACAGCTCGTCGGGGGACAGCGTGGTCCAGATTAGGAACCAGGCCTCGACCAAAGTCATC CTGATAGACGACGCTTCCCACCATGTGTATGCTgatcaaccagaggagttcaACAGAGTGGTGGAAAAGATATGCAACTCTGTTAAGTGa